The DNA segment GTGAAGGTAAGACAATAGAGTTTAAGGTCGAGTTGCCAAACAGTAATACTTTAGCAAAGACGATCATTGCGTTTTCCAATACTGGTGGAGGCAAGCTGATTATCGGTGTTAACGATCAAGGTGAAATCATTGGACTTGAACCTGACGAAAATATTTTTGAACTAAGGGATAAAGTGGCTTCAATCATCTATGAAACATGTTATCCAGCTGTTCTTCCCGATATCTATACGACAACGATTGATGACCATTTATTGCTGATTATTGAAGTCTATAGAGGCAATCTATTACCCTATTATTTAAAAGGCAAGGGCAAGAACGAAGGTGTTTACATCAGAGTAGGGGCAACGAATCGCAAGGCAAGTCATAAAAATATTCTTGAACTGGAAAGACAGCGGATGAATGTCAGTTTTGATCAGGAAGCCAATAGGGAAGTGGATCTTGATTCTTTAGATCTTTCTTCATTAGAAGCAAGGTTTGCTCAGGCTGGGAAAGTGTTAGACCAACCAGTGATGAAAAATCTAAAGTTGGTTATTGAAGACAATAACACAATCTATCCATCCAATGGATTATTGATTTTGCTCGGCAGATTTGAACACGTCAGGATGAAGTGTAGCAGGTTCAAAGGATCCACTATGGATGTATTTTTGGATAGAAAAGAATATAACAGTGATGTGTTTGCGCAGCTTGAGAATGCTGAAAATTTCATTAAGAATTACATCAAACTGAGTAGCGAAATCAAAGGTTTGCAACGAGAAGATCAATATGAAATTCCCTTGGAAGCCATTAGAGAGAGCCTTGTCAATGCAGTTGTTCATAGAGATTATTCGAATGACGGTAGGGATATAAAGATTGGTATTTATGATGACATCATCAATGTTGTTTCACCGGGCGGGTTTCCTAGTACTTTAACGCAAGAGGATATTCTTGAGGGTCGCTCTGAAATCCGAAACAAAGTGATCGCCAGGGTTTTTAAGGAATTGAACTATATCGAGCAGTGGGGCAGTGGCATCCGCAGAATCAAATCGAGCTGTAAAGATAGAGGCTTGAAAGAACCCGAGATTGTTGAAAAAGGCGATTTTGTGGACGTGAGTTTGTATAGGGATGTTGCCACACAGAAAGAAGTTAGTGAAGAAATTTTAATATCTAATGAGTATCAAGAGTTGATTTTGGAGTATCTCAAATTACATCAAAATAAAATTACAACAAAAGAAGCTCAAGTTATTTTAGACCTTGGAGAAAGACGCGCTCGTGAAATATTAAAGGCAATGATTGATAATGGTATTCTCGAGAGAGTAGGAAGGACCACGAATACACACTATCGTATGAGAGATATAAAAACAAAATAATAGTCAGGCTACAGGCTTAGAACGAGTAAAATTAATAATTACAGAGATTTTGTAGCCTATGTAGAGTGAGTAACTGCTGACTTTCTGATTGGATATATTTGCCGAGGTGAGTATGGTGAAGGGATACAAACCGCAAGATGTGGCATGTAGTAAAATTCGGAATACAATATGTTGCATAAATTCATCCTTTTAGCATAATCGGGCGCGACGTGAGTATGCTGAAAGGATAAAGAAGCTGTAAGGCAGTAAAATCAAGGGTTTAAACAGAAAATCAAGGATGCATATTTTGAAAATATAATTGTAGGCGTAGAACTCAATCATAATATCAATTGCTTAAAATAAATATGAAGCTGTCGGATATATCTCTTAGTTTGCTGATAAACTTCAATAATAGATATTTAAAAAATGGAATAAGCGAGTGGTATTATAGTTTTTGCTTAGTTTAAGTATTTATTATCGCTTTTTACTTAGAGCCCATCACGTTCTTAGTGGTTAAAGCATTTGTTATTGTATTTTTACTTAGAGCCCTTCACGTTCTTAGTGGTTAAAGCATTTGTTATTGTGTTTTTACTTAGAGCCCTTCGTGCCCTTAGTGGTAAAAAGTTTTTGCATTTAATTTATTATCAAGAGGTGTTTTATGTATAGAAGATTTATCAAACGACCAATGGACTTCATTTTGTCTTTGATGGCAATTATCGTTTTAAGTCCTGTACTTATAATCGTTGCTATTCTTGTTAGATTGAAGCTGGGTAGTCCAGTACTGTTTAAGCAGAAAAGGCCAGGGCTTAATGAGAAGATTTTCACCATGTATAAGTTTAGAACTATGACAGATGAAATAGATGAAAATGGTGAGCTACTACCTGACTCAGTTAGACTTACTAAGTTTGGTAGGATGCTGCGATCTACTTCTTTAGATGAACTTCCGGAGCTGTTCAATATCGTTAAAGGGGATATGAGCATTGTGGGGCCGAGGCCGTTACTCATTCAATACTTGGAGCTATACAATGAATATCAAAAGAGAAGACATGAAGTGAGACCCGGTCTTTCAGGACATGCTCAGGTCAATGGTCGAAATGCGATTAGCTGGGAAGATAAATTCAATCTTGATGTTGAGTATGTAGATAATGTTAGTTTTATAGGCGATTGGAAGATTATTTTTCTTACTATAAAGAAGGTTTTTGTTAAGGAAGGTATCAGTTCGGATACATCAGTTACGATGGAGCCGTTTAGAGGTTCAGTTCACCATTCAGATAGCTAAAGTACAATCATTAATAAACTATTTCAGAGAGGAATGTACTGTTCATGAAAAACAAGCTGATTATTATTGGTGCCAGTGGACATGGAAAGGTTGTTGCTGACATCGCCATAAAAATGAATAAGTGGCAAAGCATCGCATTCCTCGATGATGACGAGTCTATTAAGACATCTATAGGGTTAGAAGTCATCGGTAAAACTGCTGATGCTTTTACATATAAAGATGAAGCTGATTTCTTTGTTGCTATTGGAAGCAATACAACGAGGGAGAAGATTCAAGAGAAGTTAGAAGAAGAAGGAATGTCAGTGATTAAGCTGATTCATCCTAGTGCAGTTATTGGTACTGAGGTTGAGATCGGCATGGGTACCGCAGTAATGGCGGGAGTTGTTGTCAATAGCTCTACTAGAATCGGCAAGGGTTGCATCATCAACACAAGTGCTAGCTTGGATCATGACAATGTTATTGAAGATTATGTACATATATCCCCTGGAGTAAGAACTGCTGGGAGTGTAAGTATAGGCAAAGGTACATGGATAGGGATAGGAAGTGTTATAAGCAGTAACGTAAACATCTGCAGTGGTTGCAAAGTAGGTGCAGGTGCGGTGGTGGTTAAGGATATTACTGAACCTGGGACATATGTTGGGGTTCCGGTGAGGAAGATAGATTAATTTTTTTTGATTGGAGAATTAGGAATGAAGATATTATATGTAACAACAATTTCAAATACAGTAAATGCATTTTTAATTCCCCACATTAAGATGCTTATTGATGAAGGACATCAAGTGGATGTTGCTTTTAATATAGAACAGGAAGTTAAGCATGAAATATATGAGATGGGTTGTAAAATACATCAACTACCATTGCAGAGATCGCCAATTAAACGAGAGAATTTTAGAGCTTACAAAATGCTGAAAGATATCATTATTTCAGAAGGATATGATTTAGTACATACGCACACACCTGTTGCTTCGGCAATCGTAAGATTAGCCTGTAGAAAACTAAGTAGTGTAAAAGTACTTTATACAGCACATGGCTTTCACTTTTTTAAAGGTGCTCCAATTCGTAATTGGTTCATCTACTACCCAATTGAAAAATGGCTTGCTAAATATACAGATACTTTGATTACCATTAACAAAGAAGATTGTGAGAGAGCTAAGAGTCAATTTAAGGCTAAAAGAGTTGAATACATACCGGGTGTTGGGATTGATATAGATAAGTTCAACAAAGTGGAAATCGACAGATATTTAAAGCGCAAAGAATTAGGTTTACCAACAGATGCATTTGTTGTTTTGTCGGTTGGGGAACTTAACAAGAATAAAAATCATGAAGTTATTATTAAAGCTATTTCAAAAATTGGTAATCCTCATATTCACTATGTAATTTGTGGAGAGGGTCAACTAGATGGATATTTAAGAAACTTAAGCAAACAACTAGGTATAGAAAAACGAGTACATTTATTAGGATTTAGAAAAGATATTGCAGAGATATGTAAGGCCTCAGATGTGTTTGCATTTCCTTCTTTGAGAGAAGGTTTAGGTATGGCTGCTTTGGAGGCTATGGCATGTGGGCTACCGATAATTACATCTAATGTTCATGGAATAGTGGATTACTCTAAAAATCGAGTAACGGGTTATAGTTGTAAACCCAATGATATCGAAGATTTTACTAATGCAATCCATAGTATATTGCAAAATTATAAGTTCATAGAAGAATTTAGAACTCATAACCTTGATGCAGTAAAAAAATTTGATAAACAAAATGTAGAAACTAAATTATCTAAAATATATGAAGAGGGGCTTTAAAATGGCCAATAAAAAAGTAAGTATTATTGTACCTGTTTACAATGTAGAACAATATCTGAACAAATGTATTGATAGTATTATAAGTCAAACTTATAAAGATATAGAAGTGATTTTAATAAACGATGGCTCTAAGGATAGTTCGGGAGAAATTTGTGATAAATATGCAAAAAAAGATTTGAGGATAGTAGTTGTTCATAAAGAAAACGGTGGAGTATCTTCTGCAAGGAATAAAGGGCTTGAGGTAAGCACTGGTGACTTTATTATGTTTGTAGATAGTGACGATTGGATAGAAGCAGATGCAATTAGTAGCTTGATGGAAATACAAAATGAGATTAATTATGATGTGATAATGTTTGGAATACATCGAGAAAATATAATCTTGGGAAATATTACGGCAACTGATTTTATAGCACAATCTTTCAATGACATAGATAAAATAAAAGAAGTGTTGCCTAATTTAATTAAACAAGAAAGAACTAATTCATTATGGAGTAAAATATATAAGGCAAGTATTATAAAGGATAATAATATAAGTTTTAATGAGTTCCTAAGTATAGCTGAAGATGCATTATTTAATTATGAAGTGTTTTTTAAAATAAGATCTTTATATATATCAGAAAAGTGTTTATATCATTATATGATTAGAGATGTAGAGTCTTTAACTAAAAGATACAATCCTCTTAAATATGAAATGCTAATGGCTGCAAATGACTATCTTCATAATGCAATCAAGGAAAATGAACATTCTAAAGAGATTCTTTGCTCAGCTCAATATATAAGAATTAAGAATATTTATTCTTGTTTTTTAGATTTATTTGCAAGTAGTTGCCCTTTAACTATAAAAGAAAAGAAGTCATATATAAAAAACATACTAGAAAAAGAAGTTCTTAAAAATAATGATAATAACTATCAAATTGAAGATAAATCATATAGAGCACTAAAATTTATTTTATACACAAAGAGTGTTAATTTAATATATTTTATTGTTTATATAATGTTTATGATAAGAAAGTAGATGGTGACTACCAATGATATTTGTTTATATGTCTATATTAGTTATGGTCTTAATAATAACGAGTAGAGTTTATGGAACAATAATAAAGCCAAATATAGTTTTAACAGTACCATGGTGTATATTTGCAGGATTATCAACATTAGGTATTAACAATCTAAGGACACCCTCCTTGAAAACTCATCTATACATTTTAACATTTATACTGTTTTTTAATTTGATGTACTTTTTATTTTCTCAAAAAAGATTTAAAATTGATATCTTAACTGAAGATATCAATTATCAATTTAGATATAAACTAATATATTTTAGCAATATAATTAGTTGGATATTTATGATTCCTATTATTTTAAATGCATATCACATAATTAGTAATTACGGTTTTCTAGCTATTAGAAGCTATGCGTTCGTCTCAAGTGATGTATTGGTTGGAGGATTTGATAAGTTTATTGCTCAAACTATTATTCGCGGTATATTTCAAGCTACTGTATTATTAGCAATGATTAATATTGCTTTTAAAAAAAAGACACCTTTTTTAACAGTATGCGCAATAATTAATGTTATTATATATACATTTGTATTTGGCGGCAGATTCCAAATTTTACAACTAATCATGTATTATTTATTTGCACACATGTTTTCTAAAAAAATTATTGTCAATAAGGAATTAAAACGTAAGATGTCATACGGATTAATTGCAATATTAATTAGCACAATGGTTTATGTCACATTAAAGCGTGGTAGCGATAATTTTATTTATAGTTTAATTAGTTATTATGCCGGTCCTTTTTCTTTTTTAGATTATATATTAAATAATCCAGAAACATTTGATTTAAATAACTATTTGTGGGGAGCTGCCACTTTAGGTTTTATAACGGAACCTATAACATTGATACTTAAGCTTTTGTTTAGGTTAGATATTCATATAGCTTCGTATTATATAAATATTTGTACTCAGCCTTTTTATGAAATAGGACCCGGGAGATATTTCAATGCATTGACAACAGTAATATATCCATTTATAAGAGATTTTGGTTACTTCGGCATTATAGTAGGTTCAGTATTTTTAGCGGGATTTAGCGGTTTATTAGAGAAGGCATTTTTAAAAAAGAAAAAAATAGTATATTTTTGTTTGTATATTCATTTGATTTATATTATTTTCAACTCTATATTAGCGTATAGCCTTTTATCGTATCCATCAGTGATGGTATTGTTTTTTATAATACTATTTTCAACTGGAAAACAAAAAAATTATAAAAGTTTGAGGAGGAGTTAGGGTGGTTACTATAATCGTGCCGGTTTACAATGTTGAAGAATACCTAAATAAGTGTATTGAAAGCATAGTAAATCAGAGCTATAAAGAAATAGAGATTATTTTGGTAGATGATGGATCTAAAGATAATTCAGGAAGCATCTGTGATGAATGGGAAAAAAAAGATAGTAGAATTACTGTAATCCATAAAAAAAATGGAGGATTATCATCTGCTAGGAATGCTGGATTAAACCAATCTAATGGTCAATATATTTGTTTTATAGATAGTGATGATTGGGTTGAACCAGATTTTATTGAAGTACTATTTAAACATATGGTAGAACATAATGCAGATATTAGTCAATGCGGATTTGTAGAGGACCTTGAAGGAATGGAGGGTACTCCTTATAGAAGTGAAAATTATTTGGTTTTTACCGGTAAGAATGCAATAAAAAACCTGTATGATAGAAAGACATATTTAAATACTGTGGTAATGTGGAACAAGCTATTTAAGAAAAAAAATTTTCAAAGTCTAAGATTTGACGAGGGAATCGTTCATGAAGATGAGGCACTAATACATGAAGTCTTATATAATGCAGATAAGGTTGTTGTTAATGAAAGCAAACTACATCATTATCTTACAAGGCCCAATAGCATTATGAATAGTAAATTTAATCTTAAAAGATTAGATATCATTTATGCTTATGAGAAACGGTTATCTTATCTAAAAAATAAAAAAGAGTATGAATTAGCTGATATGACAATGAGAATGTATTTCAGGGTATTATTAGGAGTTAGTAGTGCTTTATTCTATAGTTCACTTGAAAATAAAGAAATTTACTTGTTTGACACAACAAAAAAGTTAGATAGTATTATAGGTGAAATAAAGAAAAATAAGCATTTAAATAATATAGATAAGATTTTGTTGAATTGTTATAAGGTCAACAAGAATGCGGGATTTCATGCGAATAAAAGCATAGGAACAATTAAGAATGTTTTTACAAGATTTGCTTGACTAGGTCACAAATGCTCCTATAGAAAACAATGCTTTTTATGTTTTTTAGCAATAAGAAAATACCATATAGTAAATATGACGAAATAAGAAAAACTAGGAAACGATTTGTTGTATTAGAAGCTTTGCAAAAGGTGTTGGTGTGCAGGGAAAGTTCCGAAAAATTCAAAAGTCTTTAAACATATACAGCATAGAGCGTTTATTTAGTAGAAATAATTTGTAGTTAAGGAGAAATCATGGATAATAATAAAATTAAAAAATTAAAAAAACTAGAGCTAGAAATATTGAAATACATTGATGAATTGTGCAAGCAACATAGTTTAAATTATTATTTAGTAGGAGGAACTTTATTAGGTGCTATAAGGCATAAAGGATTTATTCCTTGGGATGATGATATTGACATAGGTATGATGAGGGATGACTATAATAAATTAATATATTTGTTAGCTGAAGACCAAAGTGACAAATACTTTGTTCAGAACTTCCAAACAGATCCTGAGTACCCAAGATATATAACGAAAATTAGATTAAACGGAACGCAATTTATAGAAGGACACCTAAAAGACTACAATATGCATCATGGAATATTTATTGACATATTTCCACTAGACAAAATAAAAGATAAAAATGACAAAAAATTAGATTTTAGAGTTAATTGTGCGAAAAAAGTTTTAACTTTAAGAACTATACGAAATGGTCACATTGAGCACATGAGTAAAAATAAGAGAATAGTAGCTAAGATTTTAAGACCACTTACTTTTCTGATCCCGTTAAGATTTTATGATAGCCTAATAGATTATATTTACGGATATGAGAATGGTGGAGATAGTAACTACGTCACTAACTTTTCAAGCCAATATGGTTGGAGAAAACAAACTTTTCCT comes from the Alkalibacter saccharofermentans DSM 14828 genome and includes:
- a CDS encoding glycosyltransferase family 2 protein is translated as MANKKVSIIVPVYNVEQYLNKCIDSIISQTYKDIEVILINDGSKDSSGEICDKYAKKDLRIVVVHKENGGVSSARNKGLEVSTGDFIMFVDSDDWIEADAISSLMEIQNEINYDVIMFGIHRENIILGNITATDFIAQSFNDIDKIKEVLPNLIKQERTNSLWSKIYKASIIKDNNISFNEFLSIAEDALFNYEVFFKIRSLYISEKCLYHYMIRDVESLTKRYNPLKYEMLMAANDYLHNAIKENEHSKEILCSAQYIRIKNIYSCFLDLFASSCPLTIKEKKSYIKNILEKEVLKNNDNNYQIEDKSYRALKFILYTKSVNLIYFIVYIMFMIRK
- a CDS encoding sugar transferase, whose protein sequence is MYRRFIKRPMDFILSLMAIIVLSPVLIIVAILVRLKLGSPVLFKQKRPGLNEKIFTMYKFRTMTDEIDENGELLPDSVRLTKFGRMLRSTSLDELPELFNIVKGDMSIVGPRPLLIQYLELYNEYQKRRHEVRPGLSGHAQVNGRNAISWEDKFNLDVEYVDNVSFIGDWKIIFLTIKKVFVKEGISSDTSVTMEPFRGSVHHSDS
- a CDS encoding LicD family protein encodes the protein MDNNKIKKLKKLELEILKYIDELCKQHSLNYYLVGGTLLGAIRHKGFIPWDDDIDIGMMRDDYNKLIYLLAEDQSDKYFVQNFQTDPEYPRYITKIRLNGTQFIEGHLKDYNMHHGIFIDIFPLDKIKDKNDKKLDFRVNCAKKVLTLRTIRNGHIEHMSKNKRIVAKILRPLTFLIPLRFYDSLIDYIYGYENGGDSNYVTNFSSQYGWRKQTFPIDVYGEGTYLEFEGHQFMAPDKWEVILKSLYGDYMKLPPEEKRNSGHDVVHIDLGKYAEN
- a CDS encoding glycosyltransferase family 4 protein; amino-acid sequence: MKILYVTTISNTVNAFLIPHIKMLIDEGHQVDVAFNIEQEVKHEIYEMGCKIHQLPLQRSPIKRENFRAYKMLKDIIISEGYDLVHTHTPVASAIVRLACRKLSSVKVLYTAHGFHFFKGAPIRNWFIYYPIEKWLAKYTDTLITINKEDCERAKSQFKAKRVEYIPGVGIDIDKFNKVEIDRYLKRKELGLPTDAFVVLSVGELNKNKNHEVIIKAISKIGNPHIHYVICGEGQLDGYLRNLSKQLGIEKRVHLLGFRKDIAEICKASDVFAFPSLREGLGMAALEAMACGLPIITSNVHGIVDYSKNRVTGYSCKPNDIEDFTNAIHSILQNYKFIEEFRTHNLDAVKKFDKQNVETKLSKIYEEGL
- a CDS encoding ATP-binding protein, which encodes MSLQKSIQDGEGKTIEFKVELPNSNTLAKTIIAFSNTGGGKLIIGVNDQGEIIGLEPDENIFELRDKVASIIYETCYPAVLPDIYTTTIDDHLLLIIEVYRGNLLPYYLKGKGKNEGVYIRVGATNRKASHKNILELERQRMNVSFDQEANREVDLDSLDLSSLEARFAQAGKVLDQPVMKNLKLVIEDNNTIYPSNGLLILLGRFEHVRMKCSRFKGSTMDVFLDRKEYNSDVFAQLENAENFIKNYIKLSSEIKGLQREDQYEIPLEAIRESLVNAVVHRDYSNDGRDIKIGIYDDIINVVSPGGFPSTLTQEDILEGRSEIRNKVIARVFKELNYIEQWGSGIRRIKSSCKDRGLKEPEIVEKGDFVDVSLYRDVATQKEVSEEILISNEYQELILEYLKLHQNKITTKEAQVILDLGERRAREILKAMIDNGILERVGRTTNTHYRMRDIKTK
- a CDS encoding glycosyltransferase family 2 protein, translating into MVTIIVPVYNVEEYLNKCIESIVNQSYKEIEIILVDDGSKDNSGSICDEWEKKDSRITVIHKKNGGLSSARNAGLNQSNGQYICFIDSDDWVEPDFIEVLFKHMVEHNADISQCGFVEDLEGMEGTPYRSENYLVFTGKNAIKNLYDRKTYLNTVVMWNKLFKKKNFQSLRFDEGIVHEDEALIHEVLYNADKVVVNESKLHHYLTRPNSIMNSKFNLKRLDIIYAYEKRLSYLKNKKEYELADMTMRMYFRVLLGVSSALFYSSLENKEIYLFDTTKKLDSIIGEIKKNKHLNNIDKILLNCYKVNKNAGFHANKSIGTIKNVFTRFA
- a CDS encoding O-antigen polymerase, translating into MIFVYMSILVMVLIITSRVYGTIIKPNIVLTVPWCIFAGLSTLGINNLRTPSLKTHLYILTFILFFNLMYFLFSQKRFKIDILTEDINYQFRYKLIYFSNIISWIFMIPIILNAYHIISNYGFLAIRSYAFVSSDVLVGGFDKFIAQTIIRGIFQATVLLAMINIAFKKKTPFLTVCAIINVIIYTFVFGGRFQILQLIMYYLFAHMFSKKIIVNKELKRKMSYGLIAILISTMVYVTLKRGSDNFIYSLISYYAGPFSFLDYILNNPETFDLNNYLWGAATLGFITEPITLILKLLFRLDIHIASYYINICTQPFYEIGPGRYFNALTTVIYPFIRDFGYFGIIVGSVFLAGFSGLLEKAFLKKKKIVYFCLYIHLIYIIFNSILAYSLLSYPSVMVLFFIILFSTGKQKNYKSLRRS
- a CDS encoding acetyltransferase, whose protein sequence is MKNKLIIIGASGHGKVVADIAIKMNKWQSIAFLDDDESIKTSIGLEVIGKTADAFTYKDEADFFVAIGSNTTREKIQEKLEEEGMSVIKLIHPSAVIGTEVEIGMGTAVMAGVVVNSSTRIGKGCIINTSASLDHDNVIEDYVHISPGVRTAGSVSIGKGTWIGIGSVISSNVNICSGCKVGAGAVVVKDITEPGTYVGVPVRKID